Sequence from the Carassius gibelio isolate Cgi1373 ecotype wild population from Czech Republic chromosome A7, carGib1.2-hapl.c, whole genome shotgun sequence genome:
CGTTCTTGAAAAAGTAACAAtgatttgcaacaaaaaaaaaatttatactatcaattttattattaatattttttcaattacaaATTTTACTTTGGGGTGAAATATCACTAATATTAGATATATTCTTAGAGGTATTTTTGACACTTTCTGTTGGTTGTAATGATGGATTGTTTGTTACGTCTGTATAAAAAGATATTCATAGAATTAGTGTGTTAGTGTGGATAAATTGTCAAAATACTTTTTGGGATGACTATGGTATACCTCttgaatcaagtgaaatattacttCCAATACTCTTTAATCAAGCCTACCTGGGTCCTTCTGCTTTTTGCTGTGGTGGCATCGCAGAGCTGGAGCTGAGGTACTTCATGAACATTTTCTTAAATGCTGCATCCTGGTTTTCCCATTGACGACTACTAATGAAGTGATTTTGGCCTGAGCCTATTATAGTGCCTTCCTCTGTCTTCTGCAGGACCTCAGATGGACTTTTCAGAGAGGTTCCTTGAAAACACAAATAGTAAAAGAAAGACATAACAAACTTCGGAAACAAACTTTTTTTGCAGCAATGATTTAAACTAGATACCTGTAGGAATTTCTGGAGGTTTGATCTTCATGAGTAAGACTACTGGAGACAGTTTGGCTTCTGTGTTCTGTTGGgtttgtgtagcctacagaagtGATGGCAAAATATGATCAACTTATTGGAGTAATTTTGCAAAAAAtgccagaaaaataaataaataaaatgtatatatggtTTTCCAACGGAACTATAGCTGTTACCTGTTTGGTTTCCAGCTCTTTGAGCCACACATCTACTGGGAAGCGATAGACATCCAGCCAAACAGAGCCACTGGCTTCATTGATAATATACCACAACAGCATTAATGAATCAGTAGGACTCACAGTTAACTGTATTTTAAGTCTTATGTTACATTTCCAGGATATTTACATGTCATGACTGCAGCTCCAAAGTCCCCATTTCTAGACACTTCAAATTTTGCACAGATGTTTCTTTGGTTTATATCTTCCTGTGAGAAATGCACCACATAGCTATTACCAATAGAAAACCAACAGCACGCAAAAATTAAGCTCTTAACGGTATTCTGAACTCACAGTTTCATTgatgacttttattaaataaatattctccATGTGATGCACAAAAAGCCGTGCAATACCTTAGGAGAAAAAGATGTATAAAAATATGTGTAAATGAACACCAAATGAACCATATTAAATGGTTAGTTTTTAATGTCAATTGTCTAAAAATATCCCACAATCGTAAAAAAAATACCCATGTCATCCACTGTGAATAAGAGGTGTGTGGCATTTCCCAGAGAGGCACAAGAGATGCTTGTAATCTCCACTCTTTCATCCTGCCATGTTCTTACACAGGTGAGAGTGGATGTACTGATGACTGACACACCGTGAGTGTGACCCAGAAACATGTAAAGTCCATCATCAGAGCTCACGATACTATTAGTTCTGCCTGGAAGCTAAGAACCAAGAAACAAAgaaatcatatgtaaattgaaTATTTTGGACAAATGCATCCAAAGCACACCGGCAAAGGAATATGATGAGGTCATATGAATGTGCATGTTATACCTGTACATACCTTCATTTCTTTAGTAGCATTCAGCACAGGGATTTGTCTTGCTGCTTCTTCACCCCTCTTGATCTTCTCCTGCTTTGATATAACTTCCCATGCACTGTCAACAAGGTTGTTTAACAGCTTATTGATCACTCTTGCAGACTCCGGTAGATTATTATCAGGCTGCTGCAGATCTGTGTAATAAGACACATCATCATCTTCACAGCTGCTGTAATCTGATGGCTCTGGGATCTCCAAACCTCTTCTGACATTCACAGCCATCTTGTTTACttctggaggggaaaaaaagaatatgAAACTAAATATGTCAGCAAAATGGAcctgagaaaaaaacaaataaaacaaataaataaagaataattcgTTCTAGCAGCAAATTGTATAAATAGTTTTCGGTTGCTATTTTTCATATGTCGGACCTCTTGACCTCCGTAAAAAAAAGAGATAATAAAAAGGTTGAAGTCTGATGATTTAGGTGGTCGGTGAGATATTTTTGTGAATGCTTAATATATAATCCTACTGTAACACAACAGTAatctgaattaataataataataataataataataataataataataatatcataataaaCACAACTGCTCACCGATGAAGCGCTCTAGTGGAGTTCTTCCGGAATGTTAGGTTGTCATGACGACAAGCCTCCATGGTTGCGATTTCTGGAGCGGCGCGCAGTCCGATATaaacatagacatataaataactagacgcctcattggccgctcttAGCCGTTGCTgtcatagacatataaataactaaaactactactactactaaaataactatttatatgtctatggatGGATATAAAcacaactaaataataaataataagagcATGTCACAGTAtcttacaaaaatataatttatattgaaGTAATTcgattttttaaatgtcagtaattttacTCAAAATGGCATTAGTGTGATGGGTCTTTCTTTACAGTGACAATGAGCTGCCCATCTACTGCTGACGGACTGAGAGAGCTCCAGTGTTCAGTTTAGTTTCTGACACCAAGACACCCACCGTGAAATCTGCGCCAGTGGATCTGTCCTGCTGACAGTTAAACCTAAACAAGCTTCATGCCGAGTTGAATAATTATGTTAATAATTATTACTATGCTATTTACTACGCCTTAAACCTCTTTTTCAGTTTCCACTCAGTAAAGTGCGAGACGTAACAAGACATAATTTGGAAGCACATGCCTAGCTGCCCAAAATAAATGGAGATTTAAACAAggggtttcttttctttttcagataAATCTATAACCTTAGGTCAAAAAATACAGTGAGATGTAGGtttggacattttatttatttaacaatatacCCACTTATGTGTAAATAttcaggtgcatctaaaaaaatgtcatggaaaagtgctttattttttgtaatttaatttttaaaagcaaactttcttatatagattcattgcacacaaaccaaaatatttcaagagttttttgttttaattctgatggttatgacttactgcttaggaaaaaaaaaattaagtatcacaaataaatggaatattttctcagagatcaataaaaaaaattacaaagcaGATACCTTTAAGATCtccaaagtaggtttaattatgcaaACTAACAATATGATTGTTATACTAACAATTTTtatccttaatatttttttcatcacAAATTTTACTTTGGTGTGAAATATCACTAATATTAGATAGGCTAAATTCTTAGAGGTATTGTTGACACTTTCTGTTGGTTGTAATGATGGATTGCATGTTACGTTTGGATAAAAAGATATTCAATTAGTATGTTAGTGTGGATAAATTGTCAAAATACTCAATTTCACTCAGTACTTtaggttggggctccttttgtatggccaatcaagcacagtagtatcatggtcagcaaaccacttggaagttgtttttggcactgtgggcaggtgctaaagtcctgctggaaaatgaaatcagcatctccataaagctggtcagcagatggaatatgaatatattttgatgcagcactctgtgaacagccagccctttcagcaatgaccctctgtggcttaccctccttgttgagggtgttgatgattgtgttttggacaacagtcaagtcagtagtctttcccataattgtggctgcatgttctaaactagcccaaaagGTACCcattatttatactcaaaattaatcaaactaaccaagcttaaaatagaaaataaatttttttggagatactgaatttatttatttatttacctaagctgtaagtcatgaccatcagaattaaaacaaaacaaaaaacatttaagtttttgtgctatgaatttaagaatttaagaaagttagcttttttaattaaattacaaaaaataaagaccttttccatgatattcacatttttgAGACGCACCTTTAGTGCTCAGTGAGCAAAAAATATTAATACCAAATGTAGTCTATAAACCTTCCTTTGCAGTCATCATAATAGATGGCAACTTAAGTGAGTCTTCAGAAAAGTGCATTAACCACAGATGCCTGCTTCCTCTCATCATTTTTCACTCTGTGCTTGGTTAATGCACTCCGGTCTAGAACAATGGGGGTCTATAAAcaatgcttttttaatttttaattttttgtaaacTGGCATTCTGAATTTTATGAGTCATCATAATGAGGGGAATTTGAGTCTTTGAATCAGTAACTCAAGGGGGAATAGTGCAACAGAGAGCGAGACCACTAATGTCAACAATTCTCTtagtacaattaaaaataaccatttaaacacattaatacacactgaagaaaaaaaaaacattgtctgtTACAAGACATGTAATGAGCTTTGATCACAATTTATAGCTACCATCATTCATTTTCTCAAATATAGAGCCTATTATTGAgttttttatataacaaaataatatttggtgtaATACCCTTTAGAAAATAATCTAAGCATGGTCTCAGAAAATGGAAATATAAATAGATAATTGTAAAATATGGAAAGCTatcacataaaataattttttttttgataaacaaaacaacataGAGTGCATGAATGAGTAGTAGGTTATTTACATATACTGTGtactgtaatgttacaaaagcagtaaaaaaacaaaaacaacgataCTTCATGTCCCATAAGCTTCTGCTACTGCCATTTCAGTAAAACTTCATTCAATCAATGTTCATTTTAGAGCTCCATCAGCTTCATAAAAGGAGTGTAGATCTGTGACGGGCCGGTTCTTGCTCTAGGACTGCTGGTAGAGGACACTTCTGAGCCTGTTGGGGATTTGGAGTCCCCGTCTTCATGGCTTGTCTGAACAGAACTTGAAGATAGAGGTGCCGTTTGTGTGGGACTGGTTGAAGTTTCTTGTGTACGTACACTGGAGAGCAGCATTGAGCTGTACTGGCCAGGAGTGTATTTAAGAAGACTATAGTCCAGTCTGCTAGAGGATCTCAGGGCCGATGAGATGGGGCTGGGTTGGACAGGAGCGACATACGGCAGCTCCTCAGATCTATGCACACATGGAGAGCATGTGAGTGAAAGCATGGCCTTAAAAGCCGTTTTACATTTCTTATGGCAAAGTGATCTTGCGCTCATTACCTAATGGGGAGGTCACAGCCAACTCCAATGTCCCGGGTGGCTGCTTTAGTCTGAGATGCTCTCTGTGTAGACACAAAATACTTCAACTTGTCTCCTAATTCATTATTCTAGGAGAAGAAGCAAAGCAAAGGACAGATTCAGACCATAGGCATGGGAAATTAAGTAGAGAATTTATTTCACAGACATATAAAGAGGACATTGGACAAAGACTGAGTTTAGATGTGTGAGAAATCTGAGCGACAACCAATGGGGCTCAAAAGAGCCCAGCTGACAGAACAGCAATGAATTCAAGAAAAGTCACATTCAGAATAGTCACACTGTGCCTTTCTAGATTTGGTAAAGACGAGGGGCATGCAAAAATCACATCTTGCTAAATGGAAACCATTGTTCTTACCTCACATTCCACTAAGGCAATCCTGTCCAGCAGCTCAGCGATGAACATATCCTTCTGTGCAACTTTTGCTCTCAATGTTTCAACCTGcggaattgtttgtttgttttataattaaaaagacTGAATTGCAATAATGGTGTCAGGATTTCTTGAAAGGAAATTtttgttttggattatttttGTGTACATCGTAAGCTCTTTATTAGCAGAACAAACAGTCTCTGTAAATCCTCACCTCCTCTATCATGGCCTTAACCTTCCTCTGTTGAGAGAACACCATGTCGTTGAGATGCTTTATTCGCTCTCTCAGTTCTGCTGCTTCTACTTTTAGCTGCTCAGACCTGAGAAAGAACATGGTGCTTAGGAGTTATATAATATATGCAAGAAATACTAAAATACAACTCAGTATTACTGGGTACTGTTCAGTATTAATGGGAGTTTttgggagagaaaaaaacaaacaaacctaaaAACTAATTATTTGGACAGATTCctgcaattaattgtgattaatcataacatatattttttaataaatttaatttattcatgcatttattattttcacaCTGAATCtacacatttatgtattttaaaacaatattttttttaccctAAATACTGTAAATGAAGGCCAGTATAACTGATTCTGGGAATAAGACCAGTAATTATAGCCATTCATCATTACTAGACTATTTCTTATTTAtcgattattaattattacataaCATCGAAAATATTAtagctacttttaatttcagtgaaCCTTAAACAATTTTCACACAAACCCATTACAATAAATGTGCCATTTAGCCATGCTTGTGTTTGGTGATGTTTCTGTCTCTGTCAGTCCTCTATCAGGTATCAAGGATGTAAGGAACATGTAAGACAGTTTATTTTAACGCATTAAAAAGCAACTATCAATTGCTGAAATTCATGCATTATATTTCTTTGCCCTACTTATACTTATTATATGGTGTCTGGATATTATAGATCTTAAACTATCCACTGAAACCATTCTGAATTAAGGAAATATGACATCCCCACTGGTTTCAGATGCAAACTTAGTATAGTTTAGGTAAACATTAAATGTCTTACTGTTTGGCCACAGCTTTGTCTGCATTGTCAGTTTGGTCCATTCCATGCAAGCGTTGTTCACATTCACAAAGCTTTTTTATCAGGTCACCCTTCTCCTGTTATAAAGAGAGAAGTGCTGTATAAAAAGTTTCCTTCAGAAGTAACAGGCAAAGGCTGAGCCAACTGATATTATTTACCTGAGCCATGCAGTTTAGTAGCCTCTCAACCTCTGCAATTCTTTGATCTCTTTCAGCGATCTTTGCCTCAGCTATCTGAGCGTTCCTCTCGGCCTCCTCAAGCCTCCTCATGTAGTCATCAAGCTGTGCCTGTGAACATAAAGGTCAAAACTAGTCATTTATTTGTCTCTGATCATCAGTCTTCGTCATCATTCTCTCTGAAATCTCCactttcaccactagatggcaccCTTACTtaggaaaaaaaatgtcaacatttttCTCTCTTCCCTGGTGAATAACTACAGATGTTTCCTGTTATGAGATTGGAATCCTTAC
This genomic interval carries:
- the wdr93 gene encoding LOW QUALITY PROTEIN: WD repeat-containing protein 93 (The sequence of the model RefSeq protein was modified relative to this genomic sequence to represent the inferred CDS: inserted 1 base in 1 codon), whose product is MAVNVRRGLEIPEPSDYSSCEDDDVSYYTDLQQPDNNLPESARVINKLLNNLVDSAWEVISKQEKIKRGEEAARQIPVLNATKEMKLPGRTNSIVSSDDGLYMFLGHTHGVSVISTSTLTCVRTWQDERVEITSISCASLGNATHLLFTVDDMGIARLFVHHMENIYLIKVINETEDINQRNICAKFEVSRNGDFGAAVMTCKYPXKCNIRLKIQLTVSPTDSLMLLWYIINEASGSVWLDVYRFPVDVWLKELETKQATQTQQNTEAKLSPVVLLMKIKPPEIPTGTSLKSPSEVLQKTEEGTIIGSGQNHFISSRQWENQDAAFKKMFMKYLSSSSAMPPQQKAEGPSNCTCHFLLREGFHSLPGEAKAARDIPIAVCLWWNGSYNLLQYLLMKTLKEKDSEPRPDVLWPNSQKILCSAVSACTRFVVLGLDGQLVTIWDRRFGCPYANIVIPGDGAICRMRLLLQSQLPVTQLFQGPFLPTLQLVLTCRSGACYSVTAGRGGNTCTVALIERSADPGSSVTLAEPVPFLKFLILLMQRNGQVSIWKTEDCAPVFILNLPPTHVLGSLREPVCLLEPVQQKLYITGDRKAPLVEVTDRNKDESALFIFSFSECTLMDLYRVSSPAVSEKETRATLSDLEEVCNLYFKERADCWKKRNRNLAFQWEQLSKRDIK
- the LOC128017750 gene encoding myocardial zonula adherens protein-like isoform X1, which produces MLQNGRAGAISTTTTTELPDLNKRRLRRLRLTLRPEDSPKTQNESASSGEKLVNGSWKNKNGLMQRERPPGRESPQQEDKPPMTNGIDREQSTGTSHQQEVMARELSVSHLRDEMRYIREVRDSLEKVRERMYGQFGGMQQSVQTLTQELKAANSHKRYLESEVRTRTGAMESFDHMNSSLISANIDLQKSLLESCQNRVGNRDEMKALRSSLEKTEEKLKETERQLAAAQAENQSLKNQVETSQEAKTQALKELSAQLQREYEEQLQEQQRKYREEIEALQAQLDDYMRRLEEAERNAQIAEAKIAERDQRIAEVERLLNCMAQEKGDLIKKLCECEQRLHGMDQTDNADKAVAKQSEQLKVEAAELRERIKHLNDMVFSQQRKVKAMIEEVETLRAKVAQKDMFIAELLDRIALVECENNELGDKLKYFVSTQRASQTKAATRDIGVGCDLPIRSEELPYVAPVQPSPISSALRSSSRLDYSLLKYTPGQYSSMLLSSVRTQETSTSPTQTAPLSSSSVQTSHEDGDSKSPTGSEVSSTSSPRARTGPSQIYTPFMKLMEL
- the LOC128017750 gene encoding myocardial zonula adherens protein-like isoform X3, which encodes MLQNGRAGAISTTTTTELPDLNKRRLRRLRLTLRPEDSPKTQNESASSPPMTNGIDREQSTGTSHQQEVMARELSVSHLRDEMRYIREVRDSLEKVRERMYGQFGGMQQSVQTLTQELKAANSHKRYLESEVRTRTGAMESFDHMNSSLISANIDLQKSLLESCQNRVGNRDEMKALRSSLEKTEEKLKETERQLAAAQAENQSLKNQVETSQEAKTQALKELSAQLQREYEEQLQEQQRKYREEIEALQAQLDDYMRRLEEAERNAQIAEAKIAERDQRIAEVERLLNCMAQEKGDLIKKLCECEQRLHGMDQTDNADKAVAKQSEQLKVEAAELRERIKHLNDMVFSQQRKVKAMIEEVETLRAKVAQKDMFIAELLDRIALVECENNELGDKLKYFVSTQRASQTKAATRDIGVGCDLPIRSEELPYVAPVQPSPISSALRSSSRLDYSLLKYTPGQYSSMLLSSVRTQETSTSPTQTAPLSSSSVQTSHEDGDSKSPTGSEVSSTSSPRARTGPSQIYTPFMKLMEL